From the genome of Bombus vancouverensis nearcticus chromosome 4, iyBomVanc1_principal, whole genome shotgun sequence:
aaatgaaaaataattcttgGTAAATAATTACCTAATGTTATTCTTCAGACCGTGGTAAACTTAGACAGGCCGGAAGAAGCAATGCGAAGTGCTGTGTTTTGTGGGGCTaatcaatttcatttgtttttactCAGCTTACCAGGCCAGGTGCTCCTGGATCATTGTTCTGATTTAGCAGATAATATGTATGTGTTAAGAAAGTATTCATATAGACTACATTAGTTACAGTCTccaataaaattaattactcgTATCAAAATAGTTACAGCTCCACATGGTACGAAACACCCGTGCAGATTCAAAAAGTAATATACGTGATGCAAATAAGATGCAAAAGATTTTGTTCATTGACGGCAGGTGGATTGTACGAAATGAATATAGAAAACTTTGGAATAGTATGTATCAGTCTAGCACTATTATAAATGTGTGTGAAGTACTGTGCAAATATGTATGTTTCAGATAGATTTCGTACTTTACATTCTAGAACTGACattttaaagttttatttaGCATTAATAGCGGCCCTTATTTGTTCTACTGTTTACTTTTACTTGTTATGCCGCTGTAGTCAATATTAGTTAAAATTTCGTTAAACATCTATTTTGGACTACAAAGTAAAGAATCTATTTGTCCACAAACCGTTGCACTGTACTTATATATTGATATTACGTTACTTACTATTTTCGAGAATTTACATTTTCAGACCTTCAAGACGTGTATGTCCTATATCACAATGTTGATGTCATTAAAAAACTGAATCTGCGATACCTGAAATATGTAATTGTATCCACTGCGGTTTTTACCCAGTTTAGCCAGAAGTACAAATAGTATGTTAAATAgccgttataatgtaatacttgaCATTTTTGATGACTTCGACGAATGCGCAAATAAAGACATAAAGTCACATAATTTTCATACGATATTGATATTTTAGTACATGAATCGTACCTAAATAACACACATTCCGTACTACTTCACAGAATTCATTTCCTACATTACACTAGCATAATTATACAACTTTAGGCACATGAAATTGATGATAGTATAAAGATAACGCAATCCTATTGTTACAATATTCGCGTGTTGTGAACAGTGATAAGAGCTTATCGGTAGAGAATCTTCAATCGCATGTCGAAGAAAGTATTACAACTAGAATACGCTACTCATAAAAAGAACAATGTCTTTCAGAATCAATGACACTGTTTCAAAAAATCTCTCGAcacttacaattaatatttaactGGGACGCTCTACGAAACGATATCAATATTTAAGAGACTAGCTATAATGACAGGTGTTGCATATACTGCAGAACGTTTTGACAGGCTACAGTAGAACCTCGGAAATCATAATTTTCTCTCCAAGTATGATGtcacaaattaaaaattataccaTAGTTCATATTTGTGTGACAGCAAATCGAAAAAATTCACATTAACGCTTGATGGAAAAACTGCAGATGTCTAATAGTATCGAATGTCGTGTAAACTTACATACGTATATCATATTGATTTCTACGATCCTGAGAAACAGAACTTTCATACTCTCCACATGACAGTCTTTCTTCTGAAGCGGTTACTCTAGTTAAAAAAGGAGATATGGCTAGTAAGCGAAATAGGTTTACACAAAAATCGAAATAGTTACCACTTTTTGAAGTATGATTAGATCGCGGATGTTTGTGCAAattagtatttttataaataattaataaaatggaAGCTAAGAAGAGAGCTTTTTTACCTGCTATACTTTCAATgtcttgtatatttttgcatatgaaTGTACCTTGTACATTTTTTACCTTgagatttcccataaatgcataaaagtcCGCGGTCTACTAGTGATAGTTATAATTTTATGTTGTTCTTTTATGGTTCTTAATGTAAATTATCGGGAAATTAATTTAAGCTTGGAGCATTTTAGCGTTTCAGGAAACTGAGAGACAATCTCCTGATATATTTGATGTTCCTCACTATAAAATGCTGAAAAACTACTTGCAACTTTTGGGGCAAGATCCACGTCAAAAAAATGGATTTAAGAATTTTATAGTAACTGCTGTAGTGATCAGTATTACAGGCAACATTATACCAACGGTAAGGAAGGATCTAGTAAACCTCTCGTAGAAAAATGTTATAGATAAATTGAGAATACTAAAGTAAATGAATTCCTCGCAAGAAAGTAAATAATTAGGTAATGTTATTAAACAATTGGAACCTGCAATCATTAGTCACTAGAATTGTATACCTCGTTATGTGACAAGAATATGGACGCAGTAATCAACGTTTTCCCACATTTTATGGCAGCTACGATCAGtgctattaaaatattaaatatccagATCAACAGACAAAATGTAAGtgaatttattattagataAAGAGTttcttatataaataatataataaatattcgtaatatattatttatagtttAACAAATTGCTTCAATTTGTGGCAAAGCAATGGGAACAACTGAAATTAAACAATGAATTGTACGTTTTGAATCGAACCGTTATGCAAGGCAACAAGATGGCTCAATTGTATCGAAGTATATTATCGTATTACTATTATCTAACAAAAATACTTTCTTTCAGTATTTTGCAGGTAAGTTATCGAGTTTATTCTTTTCAGGATCTTTATTGACCGCTTTGATATTATTTCTACTGGTCCCACTAGTTTCTCCCATTCTCGATGTCGTTCTCCCACTAAATGAAACTCGACCACGTCAGCAACTgcttaaaattaattacattatttttGACGACGCCAACTATTTTTTCTACGTATATATGCAGTTAGCTTGGGGATCAATTATGGTTGTGGTAACCATAATTTCCGTAGATTCATTGTACATCCTTATAATTCATCACAACAGCGGATTGTTTGCCGTGTGTGGGTAAATATGGTGCTGTCAGAAACATATAGACATAtatcataattataatatatttacaaaagatATGCATAAGTATTCAAATGCTTTGACACGGCACTACAATGAATTTTAAAAGATGttacaattattttttctaTCTGTTGTTAAAATACAGGAACCAAGTGCAAAGGGCAACAAAAAATTTAAACACCAATCAAATTATTTCGGAGAATTACACGTACAAACAGATTAGGAATTGCGTGATCACGCACAACGAAGCCATCCAGTTTGTATCTGTCGAGTAACAATAAATTCTAAATAGGCTGTgaatatttacataaaatatttttataaacacgactaaaataataactaaataTCATAGTGAAtactatactttgaatattttatatatttttgcgtattatattcattttgtattattttgcaTCTCTGAATTTCCCATAAACGTATAAACATTTGCAATCTAACAGTAGtttatcaaaatattattaaacgcAACTAATTTTTTCTCTTATTATATTTTAAGGTTTTATAATATTCTAAACGAAAGCAGTCGAACTAGTTATTTGATCCAAGTTGGATTAAATATGTTGATAATCAGCGCAACAGCCTTGCAAGTAAGGAGAAAAgccgaataaaattaaaaagaaacatgTATTTAACTGATAGCTTTATTTTTCAGGCAGTAATAAATTTAGATAAACCGGAAGAAGCAATTAGAAGCGTGGTATTTTGTGGGGCCaatcaatttcatttatttgtgCTTAGTCTACCCGGACAGGTGCTTCTGGATCATTGTACTGAGCTAGgaaataatatgtacatatatgtctAATATACGCGTGCAATATGTAAACCGTACGAGGCAAACATGATAATTCCATTTATTGTTGATTTCTTCTCCAGTTTTGGtatctatattatttatatacatatataatatagtataatatataatatatgatataaatttaataacgaCTCTAAAATAGGTAACAgtgcaatatttaaaaaatgaaacaattcatataattaagttactttttaAATTAGATTTTGAACTTCTACGATGCTGAGATGTCGTGATATCGGATTTTCGGGAAAAATCGTGTAGCTATTGCACTTGCACTTTGCACTTTACACTTTACACTTTGCGCAGTTTCGTAAACGTTACAGTCTACTTCCTGAAGGCAAATCTGAAACTGAGGGTTTCGAGCCCCGTTGTCGCTATTTATACTGAGCGATGTTCCGCTTGGCTGATCAAATTAATGGCTCAACTTGGAAGTTCTAACCGGGCGAATGAAGATCTTCCTAGTTGAGTCATCGGTTTGATCAACCAATCGGAATATCGCTCAATATAGATTGAGACAATGAGACCCAAAACCCTCAATTTCAGATCTGCCTTGAAGAAGCAGACTGCAACATTTACGAAATGTTGGCGCAAAGTGCAAGTGCGAAGTGCAAAGTACAAATGCAAAGTGCAAGTGCAAAGCGCAAGTGCAATAGCTACGCGATTATTCCCGAAAAAGTAATATCATGCTGATACGattaatattatgataatgAATCAGAGATTTGGTATTAGGAAATCGGCTgacaattaatataaaattaaaaaatttcttaattaataaaatataaaaaaatctaCCTTATCATGTTTTTCTCTGTAGTCTTCATATGCAATTAATAATTAGTCTCAATCAAGAATCGATTGATTCGAATGTTGTGTTTTCTCGATGTTATAATAGATACGGTGCCATGTGGTACAAAACACCCGTGCAAATTCAAAAAGTACTTTACATGATGCAGATAAGAAGTGGGAAACTATGCAGCTTAACGGCAGGCGGACTGTACGAAATGAATATAGAAAATTTCGGAGtggtatgtatcactatatgatTCTAATAATTTCTCGTCTTATATTAACTGCTTACAATTTCTTTCAAGACCTTCAAAACGTGCATGTCCTACTTCACGATGTTATTGTCGCTAAAATAACGATTCTACCTTATCTGTTGAAATTATTTAGTCAAATTCACTGTGCTGTGATACAAGATTAACCAGGAATGCGAATACTAAGATCATATAGCCAAGATATGTACTGTTAATATTAAATCGTTTAAATTACTATATTAAACACGTAAATAGAATTATTGAACCATCTTTcaatattatttgatatttcagagtgtattttcgaccaacCGCGGCGAaacgcaatcgcgaggaaacacgtcaacgggagtcgtaaattcccgttacgattataataatcgacgccgcgaataggTCGATCCcttgatttccgttgagataataggggtggttgaggtggtataacgctgcgattaacagggttataaactttatatttccaacacttgtACACTCAAGAGTTACACCGTTTCGTATGATATAAGTCGTAGACGTTGATTTGGCGTACACACACAATATTATTCGGTAATGGAGCAAGGCCCTTACAGTTGAGATTCTTGTTGTAGTTGAAGGAGACTAAGTATAGATATGAAGTGACTGCTCTGTAGTCTAGAGAATCAGTTTAGAGAGATGACGTGATTAAGACTGACTTGTCGTTCCTATGTTATTACGGAAGAAAGTTCAGTGTGAGTGTGCCCTTTGAATGAaaaacgcggattcgttgttcacacttttcattAGGAAAAGTGAGGATAACGATCCGCGATGTCGACTGGTTATGACCCATGTTAATGCCAAAAGGTATGAGGAGGAAGCTTCCTACCAACGTGGTTTGTGGGTGACCTTGTTCATGGAAAAAACCAGCTTGTTTTGTTAGACAAATATTCGGTTTTCCCAATAGGTGAATACCCGCTTTTTCCGTGTTTTCAAgagcgcctaataaacccaaggacttTTCTAAAAACCAGCCGTGAACCGAAAAAATTTCTAGGATTAAAAAATCCTTCAGGACAAACAGATTGACTGAAAAACATGTATTGACACAATGAAGTTAAAAGTTAAAGGTTTATGGTGAATCCTTAGATTAGATTGAGGGTTGAAATAACGATACGTAGACAGTGCAGATGTCTTACGCGACATAACACAGAGTGTAAAACATGTTATATACCTTACCGAAATAATGAATTGACCACTATTTCACAGATTTCTTTCAGTTCGTTCCATCGAGCCACAGAGAAAATTTACATTTGTGTACTAATTTTAGCAAGATACGTATAATGAAACTCCAACGGTTGAATCTATTAACTAACTGGATCCACCACTTTTTTAAGTTTCATTTACATCTCGCAAATAACACCGTTGCACTTTTTTCCGTGTCAAAGCTTCAGCTAGAGGTCGAAGGAAATATTATCACGTCAACACTGCGAATAGAGGTACGATACTTTTCTGAGAATTCAAGACTTTTCAGTGTATAATTAATTCTACAATTATTTATACATCACTGAGTACTTAGTTAATACCATATTGTCAGTGGCTCGATCAATATCTCACTGTAATCATAGATCTTCGATTTTCAGTTTAAATGACAGGCATCGCTATAACCCTTGATTCGTTATGTTCCTATCTATAATGCACTTGTCATTCAGCAATAGCTAACTTAGACATTATGCTATATACTGCATACCTGTCCGGCAAAGAAGTCGATTCATAGTCATACTTGATAACCGTAATTACAAGCTCAGTAATATTGAATATCGAGTATAACTGCATTCGCAGATTGACTTTCGCAATTTTAAGAACAGAAACATTTATTCAATCGGCACGACGATAGTCCGAACGTTAACCGAAGTCAATTAATTGAAAATCTGGAAATATGGATAGTAAGAAATAGAAATGAGCCATTTAGAAGTCACGTTGATCAACTCTATAAATTGAAGAGCACACGAAAATGTTGATATTACAACTATTattgtttttaaatttatcttagAATTTACCATCATTTACGTCACCTTCTTACGATAAGAAAAATTTATGGAAGCAAATTTGTTTCTGgagaattgaatattaatcgtGTGCATgtgtaatgaaatttaaaaattaataaaaagtgcGGTTGGATCAGTACCTGTCTTCTGAATGACTCAAATGCAATTTATGTTATgactataatataaattataaataattaaaatagttCTTTgtcaatatataatttttatgataCTTAAAGTAAACTAGCCGGGGATAATTCTTtcatgaaattaatttaaacttAGAACATTCAGCATTTCAGAAAGTCAGAACACAGTCTACCGATATGTTCGACATTCCTTACTATAAAATGCTCgagaaatatttgcaaattgtaGGACAAGATCCACGCCAGAGAGATATATTCAGAAGTATTATTGTGACTATAATGGTGACTAGTATCACAGGCATTCTCGTTCCAACGGTAAGGGAAACATATCGTATAGTACATTTTATAGAAatgtattctttatttatagagatacatttctataaaatgtattataatCGAAATGAGAAAACTTAGTTGAATAAATTCCTCGCAAGAAAGTAAATAACCAGATAACGTTATTGACAATTGGAACCTACAATCACTAGTTATTAGAAGTATATAGATCCTTATATGACAAGGATATGGACGGAGTGATCGAGTGTATGCCGCATTTAATCGCAGCTATAACTAG
Proteins encoded in this window:
- the LOC117156927 gene encoding uncharacterized protein LOC117156927 — encoded protein: MATWSILAFQETERQSPDIFDVPHYKMLKNYLQLLGQDPRQKNGFKNFIVTAVVISITGNIIPTSLELYTSLCDKNMDAVINVFPHFMAATISAIKILNIQINRQNFNKLLQFVAKQWEQLKLNNELYVLNRTVMQGNKMAQLYRRSLLTALILFLLVPLVSPILDVVLPLNETRPRQQLLKINYIIFDDANYFFYVYMQLAWGSIMVVVTIISVDSLYILIIHHNSGLFAVCGNQVQRATKNLNTNQIISENYTYKQIRNCVITHNEAIQFYNILNESSRTSYLIQVGLNMLIISATALQAVINLDKPEEAIRSVVFCGANQFHLFVLSLPGQVLLDHCTELGNNIYGAMWYKTPVQIQKVLYMMQIRSGKLCSLTAGGLYEMNIENFGVTFKTCMSYFTMLLSLK